A window of Clostridiaceae bacterium genomic DNA:
GACTCCAGTTAATATAGCCAGCGCCACCGCTGTCCCCTCCAATGCTTATAAGCTGTAAAATCATTGACAACTGATGACTTTCGAAAGAATAGATCCACAGCTTACCATCATTAAAACGGGTATTTCGATAAGGATTGAACGCGACATATTTTCCATTGGGAGAATAAACAAATTCCGGACCCGAAAAGGTCTCTGCCAGCACCTCCATAGAGAACCTGGCTGAATCCCGTACGTGTTCATCAGGGTCAGTCAATAGCGGCTGCAGGGCTGTAATGATTTCCTGCCTTCTGGGATCCGCAAAATATTCAAACGCTTTATAAGAGCAAACCCAACGAACATAGGAATTTTCATGCTGCATTCCGGCAAGATACAATGGCAGCAAATCAACATCCATAGGCAGATATTCATAATTAGCACGTGAACCACCATAATTTTCGGCAAATGTATCCCAATAGGACACTAAATATTTCTCCGGAGATTTATTTACCTTAGAAGTTTGTGGTCCTTCTGATTCGCTGACCGATTGGCTGCCAGTTGGTTGTTTTTCATCAATCGGTGCTATAACGGATGAGCCTGTGGAATCTGACGGTTCATCCATGTTTATTACGTTTTGGCTTTGGCAACCAGTCAGGTTCAAACAAAAAATCCATACTATAGCAATGACAAGCAACCTTTGTTTCATAATACATTTTCATCCTTTGTCTATATTTCAAGCTTTTTCTGTTTGCAGGACCATTCCATTTAATTATAGCAATGGAAGCAGTTGCCTGCAATACGGAGATCTGCCTGCAAAACAGTATTCAGGCACTCTTCAAAAAACATATGATGATCCACATTACTACGTCGATTTTGGAAAGGAATAGAGGTAATCTAAAACAACTGCATCCATTGAGAAAAGCAGAAAGGCTGTAGATACTATTCCTGGAATTGTTAAAATAATAATACACTATTTAATTCAACTTCTGATAATGTTTATAAAGAAATCAATAAGACAAAATTGATTCATCACATTGATGCAGATGATGATAATATGACTTTCTGTTTGGTGATGCAACTCAAGAAAAGGGATAAACTATTGGCATTTGTGTATGACAACGAGGAAATTCATCACATTCACTGACTGTTTAAACCTGAGAAACTAAGTGATATTATTAATGGTGAAACAGTTTTTAACATGCCATGAGGAAACACAGTGTTTAATGCAAGCTTTGAATCTACACATAGTTATACTTTGAAAAAAGAAAAGATGTGATAATATGGTAATATGTGGCTATTAGAAAAATAATTAATTGGTACTTACTCAAAGGAGGTTAAAGTATGGTAATAGTTTATGAATCAAAAACAGGGTTTACTAAGAGATATGCTGAAATGCTTGCTGCGAAAACAAGACTGAAGGTATTCCATGTAAAGGAAATCTCAAAAATCAATCAGGGTGAAGAAATTATTTTTCTTGGCTGAATAAAAGCCGGGAAAATACAGGGCCTTAATAGAGTGAGAAGATTTAATGTCAAAGCTGTTTGTGCCACCGGTACAGCGCGAACTGTTGAACCTAATGTCGAAACGGTTGTTGCCAGGAACAATATTGAGGGTATACCGTTTTTTTACTTGCGCGGAGGCTGTTTACCGTTGAAAAAAATAAAGGGTATGGATAAAATCATGCTGTCAATGTTTGTAAAGATGTTAAAAAGCCGCAAAGAAAAAGATGAAAGAACAGAAGAAGCAATTGATATTATTGTAAACGGATTCGACGGTGTTAGAGAGGAAAACCTTGAACCTTTGCTCGAATGGCTTAAGAACCAGCCCACATTTAGGAGCGATGAATAGATATATAGTGTTATGCGGATGAATTAACAGTTGATGAACTTGAAAAATATTCAAATTTTAAAGGGTGAGTGGACATTCATTAATGCCTTTTACATTGTTGTAACAGATTGAGGTGAATAAATTTATGGAAAGACGGTTGACGTACCGCTTGTTTACCAATGTCACAAAAATGCATTGAGCATAAGAACTCGCTATTGTCGGAGAAAATATGAATAGGGACCGTGTAACTGCTTATCTCACAGGACGTGGCATCCACAGATTATTGATACATATAAAAAGGAAAATTGCTGTAATATGGAGAATACTGCTGAGCATTAAAAACTGATTCAGAATTATAGTAGAAGTAAAGTTATTGAGTTTTAAATACTCTGGAGGTATAGGTGTGGTTGAGAGTATATTAAAAGGTGAAGTGATGCTTGCGACAGCCGATGATATTCCAAATTGGATGAAACTTGTAGATGTAGTAAAAGAAAATTTTCCTGGACTTCAGAAAGAAAGCTACCTAGTAACCCTTCGAAAGAACATAGCTCGAAAAACGGCTCTTTGCTTTAAGGAAAATGGTAATATTGTAGGGATACTGCTTTTCTCACCTAACCAAAATCGCTTGTCCTGTGTGGCAGTACATCCAGATTACCGTCGCCTTGGAATTGCTTCAAAATTGATTGAAAAGATGCTGGTATTACTGCAACCTAATAGGGAAATCACTGTAACAACTTTTCGTGAGGGTGACGAAAAAGGTGTTGCTCCAAGAAAACTGTACAAAAAATTCGGATTCGAAGAAGCAGAACTTTTGACGGAGTTTGGTTATCCTGTGCAGAGATTTGTATTACGCCCAGATAATCTGGATTGTATCCTTGGTGTTAAGCACTCTGAAGTAAAGCTTGTGCCATATAGTGAATTGTACAATTTATTATTTGCACATGAAAGTAAGAAAATTGCAGAAGCTCTTGGAGATAATGTGTTCCAGATATACCATGTAGGTAGTACAGCAATAGTAGGGGCTATTGCAAAGCCATTACTTGATATTTCAGTATGTGTCAGAGATATAAATGCAATAGATGTACATGCTATGAAGACTTTGGGGTATGAATGCATGGGCGAATATGGTATTCCCGGAAGATGTTATTTTGTAAAAAGAAAAAATGAGGATATTTCAACACATCATGTTCATTGCTTTACTGATGGAAATGAAAACCTTACTAATCAATTATTATTTCGGGAATATTTGAATACCCATCCCGAAGCAGTTCGTGAATACAATAAATTAAAGCTATCACTATTCGAAAAGTATCCAAAAGAACGGCATAAATATACCGAATGCAAAACTGATTTCATTATGAACATAGTACAGTTAGCACAAAAAGGTAGATGAAATAATGTATAGAAAGAGATTCTTGATAATGATCTTTCAACTTTTTGAAAAAACAAGTGAGCCATACTGTGTATAAGGAGAGTTGTCACATGAATTATGATTATGTTATAAACGCTCCGATTTCTGTAAAGCAGATAGCTGACCTGCGTGAAGCGGTTGGCTGGAATCGCATGGAGAGTTGTTATGAAAACAAGCTTATGACCTCTTATTTTCACATAAGTGGGGTAACATATGCAAAGTGTTTGAAAAAGCGTATATTATGAATGGGATATTACCGGAAAAAGCATGTTTTTATGCAAAAGAAGCGAGGAGACATATTATTGCCCCGGAGCATTATAAACTTTACGAGGATACTTTGGAGATATAGATAAAACATTGCGTGATAGACTATTGTCATCAGAATATGCATGATTGAGCATCTCAAGGATGGGATAAAGATACGGCCTTTAAAGCTGTAAATAAATAAATTTCAAATATTTAGCTTTTTTATTTCTACTTTATCGGATGTTGTAATGTAAGGAAGTACTTATTTATATCGTTAAAGAGAATACACAAATGGTTCTGAAAATTTATATTTTGTTGGCAGGTTGTTTTTCTTTAGTGAGGAGGAGATATATTGAGACGTTTTGTACGTTTTTGTGAAAAGGTTCAATATCTGGGCCTTCTTGGCCTGCTAAGTTTCATTTTTGACAATAAATTGCTTGGGTTACTATGGCTGTTCTGGTTATTTGGATTAATCCCCATTTTTTATAATCCCGCCGTATTTTTACAATCGCTGAAACAGTTAGGGGGGGCGATGATCATTTACTTACGATATGGCTCTGGCATCCCAAGTGCGGAGTACTACAATGGAAGTGTAAAATTTTCATTGCCCTTTCATGGGACATGGACGGTAGTTAATGGGGGAGTTGAAAAAGCGACTTCCCATTCCTGGGGAATCCTGACACAGCGGTATGCCTATGACTTTTTAATCCTTGATGAAAAAGGGCATAGCTTTTCTGGTAATCGCATGAATCCTGAGAATTACTATTGCTATGGGAAAGAGATATTAGCACCAGCGGACGGTGAAGTTATTGAAGTTAAAGATAAATATCCCGACAGCGTAATATTGGATAATGGTAAAGCGGATTGTGCTGCAAAAGATATCCGGGGTAATTATATTCTCATTCGCCACGCGGACAAGGAATACGGATTGCTGGCTCATTTGAAACATGGCAGTATTCGTGTGAAGCCGGGTGATATTGTAAAACGTGGACAGCACATTGCAGATTGTGGCAATTCCGGCAACACGTCGGAACCACACCTTCACTTTCACGTACAAGATGGCAGGAGCTTTTTTACATCTACGTTTCTTGCTTAAGCTAACCATAGCTGATGTAAAGATTACTTTTCTAAGCAACTTGGAACCTCGTTTAGACATCTTGTTTCCAGCGCCTTCAAATTGACCAGATTGTGTAACAGAGGGATCGATACCGAAGTAAGCGACCAGCTTCTCCGGCTTGGAAAACACCCTGAATCCTCAATTTCACCAACAATTATAGCCGCAGTGAGAAGTCCGATATCTGGGATGGAGCAAAATATATCGATAGTAAAGAATAAAACCGACTAGGCTTTTTAGCATCTTCTTCTAACAGCTTAAGTATTGACTCAAGTACTGCTGCATCCAGGGATGCCATCAAAGTTTTTATCGTAGCAAGAGATATTCTCTTATCTTACCAGCAATATTTATACATTACCTTTTATACATCAGCATACACAAATGTCAAATAAGAAAAGCCTCCTGTTCAAGTTTTATGTTTTTCTCAAGCATTAGTTTGATAACTTCACTAAATTCACTGTAGTATTTATTTTTCAGTAATAATTTTAGTTTTTCCGCATACTTGAGATCAAATTTTTTTCCATACTTGATCTTGCTTTCAAATGCTTCTATATCCATTAAATAAGGTCTTAAAGACGGGATAATGCTTGATTTAAGTCTCTGAAAAATCATAAAACCACCCAGATCAATATCACCCCAATGGAAGAATTCAATTCCGTATGGATGGGCTGCATCGTATAACTTTTTAAAAAACGCCCCCTTAACGGGACTATAGAAACCGCCATGAAATACGACCATCAATGTATCGTCACTGTTTTCATTGAGCAATTGAATATAATTTGCTTTGTTTTCGATAAAGAGAATTTTACGGACCCTGCCAATTCCAGTAATGACTAAATTCTTTACTGTATCGGCATTCAAGGAAACACCATATATAAACGATGAAAAATCTATCTCTTTTCCACCTAATATACCAACAATTCCACCTTTGAAATCAATCTGCTCTGGCGACTGGAGTATCCCAACCTGTGCCAGTATATCATCGTCTGACATTTCATCAGGCACTTCCTGAGCCAGGTAATATCTTTTTATAATTTCCGTGAGTCTTTTTTTGACTTTCTTTCCAAAATATTTGGAATCATTGAAGCATCGAAGGCTGAACACTCTTTCAAGGCATT
This region includes:
- a CDS encoding GNAT family N-acetyltransferase, with amino-acid sequence MVESILKGEVMLATADDIPNWMKLVDVVKENFPGLQKESYLVTLRKNIARKTALCFKENGNIVGILLFSPNQNRLSCVAVHPDYRRLGIASKLIEKMLVLLQPNREITVTTFREGDEKGVAPRKLYKKFGFEEAELLTEFGYPVQRFVLRPDNLDCILGVKHSEVKLVPYSELYNLLFAHESKKIAEALGDNVFQIYHVGSTAIVGAIAKPLLDISVCVRDINAIDVHAMKTLGYECMGEYGIPGRCYFVKRKNEDISTHHVHCFTDGNENLTNQLLFREYLNTHPEAVREYNKLKLSLFEKYPKERHKYTECKTDFIMNIVQLAQKGR
- a CDS encoding M23 family metallopeptidase, with protein sequence MRRFVRFCEKVQYLGLLGLLSFIFDNKLLGLLWLFWLFGLIPIFYNPAVFLQSLKQLGGAMIIYLRYGSGIPSAEYYNGSVKFSLPFHGTWTVVNGGVEKATSHSWGILTQRYAYDFLILDEKGHSFSGNRMNPENYYCYGKEILAPADGEVIEVKDKYPDSVILDNGKADCAAKDIRGNYILIRHADKEYGLLAHLKHGSIRVKPGDIVKRGQHIADCGNSGNTSEPHLHFHVQDGRSFFTSTFLA